The DNA segment GGTAGAAATGCTAGCATTAGTTAAAATTCCTAATCCAGAAACTGTTGCCAAACAATACCCCCACCAGCTTTCCGGTGGAATGAGACAGAGGGTAATGATTGCTATGGCTTTAGCATGTCGACCTAGGGTGTTGATTGCTGATGAGCCTACAACGGCATTAGATGTTACTATTCAAGCTCAAATCCTTAAATTGATGAACGAACTTAAAAGTACAGTTGGAACATCGATATTATTTATTACCCATGACTTAGGTGTAATAAATGAGATGGCCGATGATGTTGCTGTTATGTATTGTGGTCAGGTTGTGGAAAAAGCCACTGCTAGAACCATTTTTGGAAAGGATAGTAAATACTCCCATCCTTACACAGAAGGTCTTATGACTTCTATACCTAGACTAGATACCCCAAAAGGAACAAGGTTAGAAGCTATTCCTGGAGCTGTTCCCCATCCCTTAAATTTACCTAAAGGTTGTAAATTTGCCCCTAGATGCAAATATGCTACAGATAAATGTAGGGAACATGAACCCCAATTACTTGAAGTGGAGCCAGGGCATCAAGTTCGTTGCTTCTATCCAGTGAAAGGAGTAAGACAAAATGGCTAAGATACAAAATGGTAAAAAGGTCTTAATCCGTATTGAAAACTTAAAACAATACTTTCCATTAAAAAAGAAATCAATTTTTGCAGAACAGTTATATGTAAGGGCAAATGATGATGTTTCTTTAGATATTTACGAAGGTGAAACTTTAGGGCTAGTAGGGGAAAGTGGTTGTGGTAAATCGACCCTAGGTAGGACGTTATTACAACTTTATAATCAGACCGATGGTAGAACAATTTATTATGGTAGAGAATTAGATGAAATTGCTCCCCAGTATGTAGTTAAGACTTTGAAAAATTTAGAAAAAATTCGGGAAAAGTATAAAGAAGCTAAAAAAGTTGAAGAAGAGGCAAGGAAAGCCTATGAAAAAGCGGCAGAAGGTGAGGAGAAATACAAAGCTATTAACAAACTGAGGGCTGCAGAGAAAGTTAGTAAAGATTATTTCTTAGATATGGTACAGCTTATAGGTGGATTTTATTTAGCTGAAGATTTAAAACCAGTAGCGGATATCCTATTAAAAGAGCATAATGCAGCTATTAAGGTAAGAAGAATTAAGAATAAAATTCAAGATTATCAATTAAAATTAGATAATAAAGTAGCTAAGTTGAGGGATAAAGGAAACAGTGAAAAAGAAATAGAAGAAAAAGTAAAAACCTTGAAGGAAAAAATAGCTGAACAAAAGGCTGCTTTAAAAGAAGCAGAGAAGAAGCTAGAAGAAATATTGGCTACTATAGAAAAAATGTTAGACCCATATAGGGATCATCCTGATTTTGAAAGATTAGAATCTTATAGAGATAAAGGGATAGACTTAGCTAAGCTTACCGTAGATGAAATGAGGATAGTAAGAAAAGATTTACAATTAATTTTCCAAGACCCTTATTCATCTTTAAATCCGAAGATGACAGTTGGTCAAATTATTTCCGAAGGGTTGTTTGCCCATAAGATGTTTTCTCCAAATGATCCCAAATTACAAGATTACGTTTTAGATGTTATGGATAAGTGTGGGTTACAAAATTACTTTGTTCACCGTTATCCCCATCAGTTCTCTGGTGGTCAAAGGCAGCGGATAGGTATTGCCCGTTCAGTTGCTCTAAAACCTAAATTTATTGTCTGTGATGAAGCGGTTTCTGCACTAGATGTTTCTATTCAATCACAAATTCTTAACTTATTACAAGACCTTAAAGAGCAAGAAAAATTAACGTATCTATTTATATCCCATGACTTATCAGTTATTAAACATATTAGTGATAGGGTAGCAGTAATGTATTTAGGTAATGTAGTGGAGTTAGCAG comes from the Anaerobranca gottschalkii DSM 13577 genome and includes:
- a CDS encoding ABC transporter ATP-binding protein, which encodes MALLELKNLHTYFKTKKGIIKAVNGVSYSVEAGRTLGIVGESGSGKSVSAMSILKLLDGNGYIADGEILFNGENLVDIPVSQMTRIRGNEISVIFQEPMTSLNPVFSVERQLSEPFIIHQGMSKKEAAEKVVEMLALVKIPNPETVAKQYPHQLSGGMRQRVMIAMALACRPRVLIADEPTTALDVTIQAQILKLMNELKSTVGTSILFITHDLGVINEMADDVAVMYCGQVVEKATARTIFGKDSKYSHPYTEGLMTSIPRLDTPKGTRLEAIPGAVPHPLNLPKGCKFAPRCKYATDKCREHEPQLLEVEPGHQVRCFYPVKGVRQNG
- a CDS encoding ABC transporter ATP-binding protein, whose product is MAKIQNGKKVLIRIENLKQYFPLKKKSIFAEQLYVRANDDVSLDIYEGETLGLVGESGCGKSTLGRTLLQLYNQTDGRTIYYGRELDEIAPQYVVKTLKNLEKIREKYKEAKKVEEEARKAYEKAAEGEEKYKAINKLRAAEKVSKDYFLDMVQLIGGFYLAEDLKPVADILLKEHNAAIKVRRIKNKIQDYQLKLDNKVAKLRDKGNSEKEIEEKVKTLKEKIAEQKAALKEAEKKLEEILATIEKMLDPYRDHPDFERLESYRDKGIDLAKLTVDEMRIVRKDLQLIFQDPYSSLNPKMTVGQIISEGLFAHKMFSPNDPKLQDYVLDVMDKCGLQNYFVHRYPHQFSGGQRQRIGIARSVALKPKFIVCDEAVSALDVSIQSQILNLLQDLKEQEKLTYLFISHDLSVIKHISDRVAVMYLGNVVELAETEELYQRPMHPYTEALLMAIPTTDIDVDKKEVYVLEGDIPSPIRPPAGCKFHTRCRYATEICKNVPPKLEEASPGHFVACHHKLNQ